The window tttcgggggaggatcgattatggtatggggtggaatatctttgacatCACACACCTAgtgcacagacctagtggtcgttgataatggagctatgaatgctgataggtatataaggaacattcttgaagagcatgtagtgccatttgccccatacattggtgaaaatttcatttttatggacgataatgccagaccccatcgtgcgcgcatcgttcaggagtaccttgaagaggttgaagtctctcgaatggaatggccagcaagaagtccagatctcaatccgattgagcaggtttgaaacgacctcaatagaaggccgagaagttcagaaaatcatccagctactcttaatgacttaggaatccaactcagagaaatctgggaaggattagatcagaacattttaagatcactcattttgagtatgaaccgtcgttgccgagctgtaattaacgcaaggggtggaaataccaagtattaaatcacttatcagcattccagtattatgaaaattgtttatttctcttctttcacataagattcggtgaaatcctgaatttttcttccatttaatgtgtcttgtttcgttcaaaaccttcccgagagaacataaaaaataagttataaagtcaacgtaaaattaactttcattaaaattgagattttcaggatgtgcgttaatttttttgcgcagtgtattttagGTTTTCTCAAACCTAATCTTCATCAAGGCACGCCACTGCTTCGCTCACATTGAACTCTTGCAACTTTCGTTCGATTTCTCTCGATATTTATTTGTCCCCATATAGTTCTCACCTGAGATAGAGGCAGATAATTTTTATCAAACGCCCACAATTGAAGTCAGAATTGCGTCAGATGTACTAACCACCCGCTGCGTCCATAAACAAAATATAGGTGCAAGTTCTGACTCTGCCCCAGAGATCTATCGTAGTAACCTTTGGAACCGGCATACATAGCCTCTTAGATATCCTCGGGTAGTTTAGAAAGGAAGCAGAAACGTATTCGATTATCAACTACAGATAATATATTTATACTTTGAAGCGACAACACAAAGTTCTCAGACGATCCTACTTCTTACAATATTCTTACgcgaataatagaaaaaataaacgaaCCGTAAGTGTGTCGACTAGTGCAACTATACcgcagatttttttatttttatttataaacgAGATTTCTCGTTGAACTTTGGATAAAGCTGAACCTAGGATCGCAGTCGATAAATTCACTAAATTGTCGGACGCTAGTTTTAGTGATATCGTCGAAGTGATCGAATCGGATACCGAAATTTCCTTGTGTCAACTACGCAGGtacgtttttgaaattttcacggcTTCTTTACTTTTACTTTGATCGTGATTTCGACCAGACGAGTGTTGGTAAACAGAAATTCTGTCAAGTTTTCGAGAATGCCTGTTTTTTCCGTATATTGAATagtattatatttattaattttagcCCTTTAAATTCGTTGATTGGATTCTAGAACAGCTGTTTTTGAATTTCGTGGATATTCTTTCCACTAacaaataatgaaccaaaagcAAGGATGACACACAATGTTAAATAAAGAATCAATATCCACTTGTTTTTGTCTTTCGTATTGTCAAATATTTACTTTTAAGCAATGAACTTTCAAATCTTCTTgcgcataaatatttttttatatatatgttgttcaatgttttctattCTCGATAATCATTTTCAGAAACACTAAAATTGCACACTAGTGTTTATCATTTCCTCAAAATATCTCGAcatgaatcaaaaatataaaataactacgaaaaaaaatcatatatccGAAAAATCAAGAGATAGGACTTTttggtgaaaaatattatatttgaaatgatcCTAGCTATACATGCTTTAAATTTCAAGACTAGCTTTTATTGAGTGAGcgagaaatgaattttattgatcatCTTTCCTAGATTTTTCcctttaaatttcaaatatcgtGTTCCATGCGATATAACTAATAATTtctgtaccaaatttcatgcgaaAAGCTCTTATGTTTCCAAGAAAAACTCTGGATATTGAACCAAAGTTTTTTATTCTAAAACGTAAAccaaaattttttggaatgagcttaatttttttctagatcAATTCAACCAATTCCTGATTATTTTCTTAAgaacaaaattaattcatttgaaatttgcataGTTGTATAAAAATGATATATGGACCGAAAGTATCTTCATTGATTAAAATAGATGATGTTTTGACGTCTGAATAAATAATCTGCGTTGGTAACATATCCATACACATCAGAGATGAATTCTTTCGTTTAGTTGCAATTTCGAACTTTGATCCTCACGATAATGGACGATAATTGATCAACAACATCCAAGAAACAATAAAAACAGGTGCTGATTCTGAATGTGCTTTTGTATTCATTACGAAAATTGTTGCATTGGAATTACCTTCTCAATACAATGTTATTTTTTACTCTTTTTGGAAACTAAAAACAATAAATGCATGTTTGAAAGATTCGATTTCTCcattttcgatatacagggtgttcctatattgaagatacaaacgaaaattgttttcgagatacagtttGGTATTTtctaagtttttttctcatagcatctccccttcaaaaaatgttcaacttaaattttgtatagatatttcaatttaaagttttctttttttttccctgcttatttcaaatgcaaatctacagggtgatattttttccggAACAATGCCCGCTTCTGtccaccagaactttttttggttttGAATGTCAATACTCAGTTAATCACGAAAAAACAATCGTAAAACATTCTATAAAATCAAAATCGTTAAATTGCTCATCTTAATTTTTATTGAGCAATAAAATTCCATTTACTGGAATTTGATATCGTGATTTCATCTTCAAAGTGCACGCgctaatattttattttcgtgaGTTGTCCATAGATGGACGAAAACACAATTGTTTCAACCACatccaaatatttttccagaCGTGATGTCGAGAATCATAGTGAACACCTTGAGGTCTTCAAGGAACCTCCAACAAATCAGATGCGTCTCCACCATTCCAAGAAACTTCACAAAATGCCAAAGAAAAACGTTCCACCAGAAGAAAGGAATAGTCAGCGTTATCCAGAGAGCACAACACACTTCCCCGGTAACAAGTAGGCTTGGGGACGTAGTCATAGAGTCTCCTTTCAAGGGCAGCCCAACCCCAAACCAGAACCTTGTCGAATTCCTTTTCAACGATCTTGAAGAAAACGCTATGGAGTTTGATTCTTTAGTAAGCTATTCCACTATCTGATCATACCTATGTTTTATGGTCCTTCGGATCGGATCACGGCCAATTCATGAAGCGCATGTCCTGTTTGTTTTCAGACTTGCGGATCGACTGGCAGATCTTACAATTTTGGAATGATGAACATGCTGATACACAAATTTGCGCAGGCTGTCATCGAGCATTGCCAGATGAAACCTAGAGAGGTTATAGGATTGCTTCTTCCCAATATACCGGAATATGTGGTAGTTTGCCATGGAGCCATGAAAGCAGGACTTCCTGTGACTTTTGTCAATCCTTTATACACAGCTAGTAAGATAATTTCACTTTTGCAActagttataaagggtgtttttttagagctatagaactttaaattgcaataaaacaacgatggcttattcgattgatatgaattttatttatccgcaagataatcttgtggcattatattttaaatatgatttctggcatatgaccgccacggctggctcggatgtagtccaatctggacgtccaattttcgatgactttttccaacatttgtggccgtatatcggcaataacatggcgaatgttgtcttccaaatggtcaagggtttgtggcttatccgcatagaccaatgactttacatagccccacagaaagtagtctagccgtgttgaataacaagatcttggaggccaattcacaggtccaaaacgtgaaattaggcggtcaccaaacgtgtctttcaataaatcgattgtggcacgagctgtgtgacatgttgcgccgtcttgttgaaaccacagctcctggatatcatggttgttaaattcaggaatgaaaaagttagtaatcatggctctataccgatcaccattgactgtaacgttctggccatcatcgtttttgaagaagtacggaccaatgattccaccagcccataaagcgcaccaaacagtcggtttttctggatgtaacggtgtttcgacatacacttgaggattagcttcactccaaatgcggcagttttgtttgttgacgtagccattcaaccagaagtgcgcttcatcgctaaaccaaataaaatggacgtagtgcgcgatacgtattctgcacagaaccattattttcgaaataaaattgcactatttgcaagcgttgttcaggcgtgagtctattcatgatgaattgtcaaaccaaactgagaataaatcacttgacagcagttaaatcggtcgccatcttgaacagtaatgccaacttaaagttatatacctcggaaaaaaacaacctttataaGAAGTCAATCATTCAAGTTGTGCCAACTTAGCCGCAAAAAGTACTATCTTCACCGAATATGATACATGTATTATCTAACTTTCTAGATGAAATAAAGAGACAGTTCCAAAACTCCGAGGTGAAGCTGATAGCCACGGTTCCTCAACTGTTGGACGTGGCTCTAGAGGTTGGGTCCGAACTGGTTGGTTACAGAGGCACAATCTGCGTAGGTGGCGAAGATGACCTGGGCAAAAGAGTGTTCGGACTCAGAAGCCTCCTGATGGCAGATTACGAAACCGAACTACCTGGTATAAATCCAAGGGAACTGGCTATCATACCCTATTCGAGTGGCACCACTGGAGTTCCCAAAGGTGTGATGCTGTCCCACCACAATCTGGTATCGAACATGACACAAATAATGCATCCTGATATCAAAATAGATAACGATCCAGGTAAACGTTCTTGATCAACAAAATCACTTAATATTGAGTCATCCGAATCAGATAAATAGATTATCTGTACCTATTACTCACTTGGCACAAAGGTTTATTGTTTCCCTTATCACAGATGAGGTTACATCTTGTAAGAAGGGACCTAAAAATAAATATCCAGACGGTTATGACAGGTACAAGCTGTTCAAACTTCTACTTTAAAGATTTCCTTCAAGAGAAATCTTAATTGAATACAATTATTTTATACATAATTCTTCTCGTATTAAGTCATTCATCGCGAAGTTGCTGAAGACTAAAAGCATCAAAATACACACCCAATCAAACCTATACCAAAGCGTTTAACAATGTTGCCACCTtcagaaatcaaatttcactGCTGCCTTCGCAAGCATTAAAAATACTATCTAATATAacaatttcattgatttttttccttcagaTTCCCCATCAACAGTCTTCACAGTTCTGCCATTCTTCCACATATTCGGCTTCAACTCCATACTCAACATCAGTCTTAAGCTCAGACTGCATCTGGTGACTCTTCCTAGATTTGCTCCAGAAGATTACATCAAGTGCTTGGTGACTTACAAGCCTAGACTCTTGTTCGTAGTACCATCCTTGGTTACTTTTCTGACAGAAAATAGCAACGTTCGCAAAGAACACTTGGCCAGCGTTGAAAACATAGAGTCTGGAGCTGCCCCACTTTCCGATGGTCTGTTGCAGAGGTTCAAGCAGAAATTTGGTGAACACATCCAAGTCAGACAAGGTGAGATTTATCAAAGAGACTTTTAGGTATCTTAATTATCTTTTTTGATCGAATTATAGGATATGGCATGACAGAAAGCTCGCCTGTCACTCTACTCAATCCTAAAATCCCCTTACCAACAAAACACAGTTCGATCGGTGTACTTGTACCGGATACTTTTGGTAGAGTTGTAGATCTTGCAACTGGAGATACGTTAGGACCAAACAAGCCTGGAGAATTGCAAGTTAAAGGGCCTCAAGTAAAATGATAATaacataattaatttattcaatcaCTACTAGTTCATTTTTTAGATAATGATGGGGTATCTAAATAATGAAAAAGCTACTAACGAAACTATCGATGAAGATGGTTGGTTACACACCGGAGACATTGCTTATTACGATGATGATAAATACTTCTATATTATAGATAGGTGTAAAGAATTGATAAAGGTCAAAGGAAACCAGGTACGTATCATGAAGAACAAACAAGAAAAGACTTGATGCCTTTTGATGTTTGACAAGTGTaggcaaaattgaaaaaaattagaactGATGGGAAATAGGTTTGAAAAGAATTGGCATTAGGTTGAAGTATTCAGTAAATGTTATACGAATTGATATTTTACTAGAGACAAAATTACAGAAAACATGGAAGGTAAGTTTAGAACACATGTCATAAGAAAACTCCCACTGGATGAAAATGCAGAGCAGAATATTACTTGAGAAAAACTACATTTGCATCAATCTAATTGATATTTCGGCAGAGCCTACACTTAACCTCACTATTGTAAACACTAGATAGGTTGTTGAGTTGTTTTTTAATTGGTTATATATTgagaaaaattgtttcaagGTTATAATCAGGCCTAAAAATGAAGAACTAGCAACAATCTTTGATGAAATATGTAAAAACTTGAAACTCCTAACCTGAAATTGTTAATTCacttgaataatttaattccttTAGAAAAACTAGGGCAGAAAGGAAAAACAGGGTATTCTtggaataaattttaaattgaaatcaaacCTTACATAGTCTAgcaaataattttattgaatgtatAAATTTGACGATCAATTTGtcttaaatatgaaaattcaacATAATAAAATGGCAGAGTAGTCTTCCCAATCTCTCAAAGctgttttaaaaataaaaagtgattCTTCAAAAATCCCTACAGCATATTCACTCCCCATATTAATTTAGATCAAAGTATAAATCCACAATTTACTCACAATTTGAGCAAGACTCAAATGGAATCAGGAGTGGCTTCTGCTTCATTGAAATCTCCCTTGTCTTTGCTGTCCATCTCTAAAGATGTCACTTCGGAGTCTTTAGTTACTTCATCGCTACTTGCAGTCACTTGAGAATCATTTTCTGGCATTTCTTCGACGATCGGGACATCTCCTTGTTGAGTTTCTTCTATAACATCGATCTTTTGCATATCTGCTTCTGCTTCATCGTCGCTTATGTCATCAACAGAAGTATTGGGGACAGCTACTACAACTTTATCCgatgaagaaatttcttcatcCTTGCTCTCTTCAATTTTATTCTGGAAAGTGTTCTCTGATTTTTCGTAACCTCTTGTTGTATCAGCTTGAGTCGAATTTAAACCTTCGTGATAGCTTATACTTTCTTCAGATTCATTGCTAATTATATCCTTAGCTTCATTTGAACTAGTCTCACTCAACTGAGCTTCGTTAACTGTATCAGGTTCTGTTGAAACTGAACTTTGGTTTGAATCTGAATCCGTATTGGTACTATCATTTTCTGAACTGGCAACAGCATTTTGGGCTTCTTGAACATTGCATGTTGGTTCAATTTCAACAGTACTTGATTCTAGTTGGTTTTCTGTAGGAACTTCATTAACTTTTGGCGATTTTGAACTAGTTGTTGAATCAGCCTGTTTGAGGTGTTCTTCTGGGGCTTCATCATTGGTTTTTGAGTCTTCAGAAGGGAGATCAGAATTCTTAGAATCGATAGAACTCGCCTGAAAAATCAAGATTTGTTAATAAAACTATCAGGAACAGATAATTTTTAGAACATACCACTTCCGACTCTGAGGCCTCGTTTACAACTTCAGATGAAGCTACAGGCTCTGAAACAACATCATTCTCAGATTCCATTGGCTGAGGTGCATCTACATTAACCTCTTCAGATGTAACAGTTTCGTTGCAGTATTCTTCAGTTGTGTTCATCAGTTCAACTTTTTCTGTTTCGATTTCTTTGGGTTCTTCTACCATTGGCTGTGCATCTTGAGATGAGCTGCATGCAGTTTCTACAACTGATTCCTTGACTGTTTCTTCAACTTCAGACATAACAGTATCTTGAACTTCAGTGGCCGATGAATCTTCTTCATTCTGAAACTGCATTGGTTCAGGCTCATCTGTTTTATGCCACGTTGTTTCTTCCATTTCTACAACAATAATTTCAGTGCTACAGTTTCTAGATTCAGGTATATGGTCTGATTCCAAACCATTTACTAAACTGTCTCCATTTTCTGCATTTTTCATACCAGGTTCCACAGTGCTGACTACTAGAACATTTTTCTCTAATGCCCGCATGAATTTATCTATTCTATTATATTCTTTTCGTGGGGTTGTCAGAAGTTCACAAATCCTTTGCACCGTGAATGGGGCAGATACAAATGTATctaatttttctaaaataaaagACTTCATCAtgtcgtagtcgaatttgtctACGTTTTTGCATGGTTGAATATCAACTAAAGAACACGATTCATAAAATTCAGTTACAACGTTTACAAGTTTTTCTCTCAACAAATGTTTAACGGTTGACCATTGATAAACAGGATCACCAGTTTTGGCAACGAAACATAAATATTCCTCCAATTCTCGAGGAATGTCTTTTGGCCTGAATTTCGAGAACTGCTCTAGGCTATGGAGTATTTCTTCTGGATTTTCCATTCTTTTTCACCTAAAACCGCTCAACTCTAATATCGACCGTTGTTGTTCGACTTTTTCCGaataaaaaacacaaattttcattcaagctAAACAGAAACAAGAAACGCCAAATTTGACGTAACTGTCAATCGTCAAGGACAAACAGATAAAAGAAATCAGCAACCGTAATCGAAACCATAGAAACGATGGCGTTCAATAAGTTATCTTACTATGcatcaattttaataatttttttttgagaatgttttttttaatttcaggttTCCCCAACAGAATTGGAGAATCTGCTTCTTGAAATTCCCGATGTTTCGGATGCTGCTGTAGTTGGAGTTCCTGATGCTTTAGCAGATGAAGTACCTAGAGCATTTATTGTGAAGAAGGAAGGATCTGAACTTACCGATAAGgatatattgaaatatgttaacgCAAGGGTAGTACATTATAAGAAATTGGCTGGTGGTGTAGTGTTTATAGACGTAATTCCTAGAAATCCAAGTGGAAAGATTTTGAGGAACGAACTGAAGTTGAATGAATGTAAATATGtaaaaaattgagattataATTAAGATGAATTTACAGCGAGATTTGTAACATTTGATATTAAATTGagagacattttttttattaattatacGAAGACAATCCTaagatttttccattttcattccCAATAATTTCCCAGTTTTATTTAATTATCTCACCATGAATCAACTGTAAATTATTGATATAAACAATTTCGCTCTATAAACGACACATGGAACCAAAAtgttatgtaacgggtgtttttttccgaggtatataactttaagttggcattactgttcaagatgacgaccgatttgcgatttaacagctgtcaagtgatttattcttagtttggtttggcaattcatcatgaatagactcacgcctgaacaacgcttgcaaatagtgcaattttatttcgaaaataatggttctgtgtggaatacgtatcgcgcactacgtccattttattttgtttagcgatgaagcgcacttctggttgaattgctacgtcaacaaacaaaactgccgcatttggagtgaagctaatcctcaagtgtatgtcgaaacaccgttacatgcagaaaaactgactgtttggtgcgttttatgggctggtggaatcattggtccgtacttcttcaaaaacgatgatggccagaacgttacagtcaatggtgatcggtatagagccatgattactaactttttcattcctgaattgaacaaccatgatgtccaggagctgtggttccaacaagacgtcgcaacatgtcacacagctcgtgccacaatcgatttattgaaagacacgtttggtgaccgcctaatttcacgttttgaacctgtgaattggcctccaagatcttgtgatttaacaccgctagactactttctgtggggctatataaagtcattggtctatgcggataagccacaaacccttgaccatttggaagacaacattcgccgtgttattgccgatatacggccacaaatgttggaaaaagtcatcgaaaattggacgtccagattggactacatccgagccagccgtggcggtcatatgccagaaatcatattcaaaatgtaatgccacaagatgatcttgcggataaataaaattcatgtcaatcgaataatccatcgttgttttattacaattcaaagttctatagctctaaaaaaacaccctttagatataaaaaaagatgaaccCATATTACCTGTATCTGGGTTCTGTGATGTCAAGGTCAAGTTAAGagacttttttttaaatgatgttGAATGCCACGAGAAATCTGTTTCTGTCGAGTTTTCAATGGTTTCACGTGGGCGTTGAATTGTATCAAAACACCACGTGTGTGCTTTTTCTTAATGAGCTTCTGAAATCAATATTCTTTCTTCGTCCACAATTCTCGGAAAATTGACGTACCTAAGAGATCTTGTTAATACACGTTTCAAACGTGACATAATTGGATTAAAGAATTCCTCAATCTGCTTTCAAGTGGCGTTTTTCACCAGAACCACAATGctggaaaaaaatacaggggAATGTCAAGAAATATGAAATCAGTAAACTTACTTCTATGCTTATTCTGTGTTCCTTACTGAAATCGCACTGATAAAAGTAACTCTTTATCTGTCATGGATGAATGAGAGAGATTAGAATAATCTTTTTCATGATCGAAAATCATTTGTTTCGGTCATCTCTACAGATATTGTCCAGTCAATAATAAAAACTTCTTGATTTTTATCTGATTTTATAAGGATAAGCTACCGCAGATGATAGATTATCATCTAATTTACGCATATGATTGTTTTCATGGCACTCTATACTAAGTACTCTATGCTTAATTGGTATCttattgt is drawn from Harmonia axyridis chromosome 7, icHarAxyr1.1, whole genome shotgun sequence and contains these coding sequences:
- the LOC123683849 gene encoding serine/threonine-protein phosphatase 4 regulatory subunit 2 isoform X2: MENPEEILHSLEQFSKFRPKDIPRELEEYLCFVAKTGDPVYQWSTVKHLLREKLVNVVTEFYESCSLVDIQPCKNVDKFDYDMMKSFILEKLDTFVSAPFTVQRICELLTTPRKEYNRIDKFMRALEKNVLVVSTVEPGMKNAENGDSLVNEMEETTWHKTDEPEPMQFQNEEDSSATEVQDTVMSEVEETVKESVVETACSSSQDAQPMVEEPKEIETEKVELMNTTEEYCNETVTSEEVNVDAPQPMESENDVVSEPVASSEVVNEASESEVASSIDSKNSDLPSEDSKTNDEAPEEHLKQADSTTSSKSPKVNEVPTENQLESSTVEIEPTCNVQEAQNAVASSENDSTNTDSDSNQSSVSTEPDTVNEAQLSETSSNEAKDIISNESEESISYHEGLNSTQADTTRGYEKSENTFQNKIEESKDEEISSSDKVVVAVPNTSVDDISDDEAEADMQKIDVIEETQQGDVPIVEEMPENDSQVTASSDEVTKDSEVTSLEMDSKDKGDFNEAEATPDSI
- the LOC123683849 gene encoding serine/threonine-protein phosphatase 4 regulatory subunit 2 isoform X1, which encodes MENPEEILHSLEQFSKFRPKDIPRELEEYLCFVAKTGDPVYQWSTVKHLLREKLVNVVTEFYESCSLVDIQPCKNVDKFDYDMMKSFILEKLDTFVSAPFTVQRICELLTTPRKEYNRIDKFMRALEKNVLVVSTVEPGMKNAENGDSLVNGLESDHIPESRNCSTEIIVVEMEETTWHKTDEPEPMQFQNEEDSSATEVQDTVMSEVEETVKESVVETACSSSQDAQPMVEEPKEIETEKVELMNTTEEYCNETVTSEEVNVDAPQPMESENDVVSEPVASSEVVNEASESEVASSIDSKNSDLPSEDSKTNDEAPEEHLKQADSTTSSKSPKVNEVPTENQLESSTVEIEPTCNVQEAQNAVASSENDSTNTDSDSNQSSVSTEPDTVNEAQLSETSSNEAKDIISNESEESISYHEGLNSTQADTTRGYEKSENTFQNKIEESKDEEISSSDKVVVAVPNTSVDDISDDEAEADMQKIDVIEETQQGDVPIVEEMPENDSQVTASSDEVTKDSEVTSLEMDSKDKGDFNEAEATPDSI
- the LOC123683848 gene encoding probable 4-coumarate--CoA ligase 1, translated to MSRIIVNTLRSSRNLQQIRCVSTIPRNFTKCQRKTFHQKKGIVSVIQRAQHTSPVTSRLGDVVIESPFKGSPTPNQNLVEFLFNDLEENAMEFDSLTCGSTGRSYNFGMMNMLIHKFAQAVIEHCQMKPREVIGLLLPNIPEYVVVCHGAMKAGLPVTFVNPLYTANEIKRQFQNSEVKLIATVPQLLDVALEVGSELVGYRGTICVGGEDDLGKRVFGLRSLLMADYETELPGINPRELAIIPYSSGTTGVPKGVMLSHHNLVSNMTQIMHPDIKIDNDPDSPSTVFTVLPFFHIFGFNSILNISLKLRLHLVTLPRFAPEDYIKCLVTYKPRLLFVVPSLVTFLTENSNVRKEHLASVENIESGAAPLSDGLLQRFKQKFGEHIQVRQGYGMTESSPVTLLNPKIPLPTKHSSIGVLVPDTFGRVVDLATGDTLGPNKPGELQVKGPQIMMGYLNNEKATNETIDEDGWLHTGDIAYYDDDKYFYIIDRCKELIKVKGNQVSPTELENLLLEIPDVSDAAVVGVPDALADEVPRAFIVKKEGSELTDKDILKYVNARVVHYKKLAGGVVFIDVIPRNPSGKILRNELKLNECKYVKN